In the genome of Dermatobacter hominis, the window GGCATGGAGAAGGTCGTGACGAACGGGACGTACTCGGCCGGCTCGCTGCCGCAGCGCCGACCCGCCGCCGGCAAGACCGGCACCACCGAGGTCGAGGGCGGCAAGAACACCGACGTCTGGTTCGTCGGCTTCACGCCGCAGCTCTCGACGGCGGTGTGGATCGGCAACCCCGCGGCCAACACGAACATGAAGGGCGGCCGGGTCCAGGGCGGTGCGACCGCGGCACGGGTCTGGCACGCCTTCATGTCCGACGTGCTCGACGGGGCGCCGGTCATCCCGTTCGCCGAGCCCGACCGGGTCCCCAAGGCCAAGTCGGTGCCGGACCCGTGGAAGAGCTCCTCGAAGTACGGCAGCGGCTCGTCCTCGTCGTCGTCGTCCAAGTCGTCGGGTTCCACGAGGTCGAAGTCGTCCGGCACGACGAAGTCCACGACGCCGTCCTCGGGCACCAAATCGACGACGCCGCCCGCCGGCGGCGGCACGGGTGGCGGCGGGACGGGCGGCAACGGTGGTGGCACCGGCGGCAACGGCGGGGGCCAGGGCGGCGGCAACGGCGGTGGTGACGGCGGGGGCGACGACGGCGGCGGCTGACCTCGGACCGGGGCGGTAGGTTCTCGGCCGTGGGATCGCTCGACGCGCTGATCGACGTGCAGACGCTCGACACCCGGGCCGACCAGCTCCGGCACCGCCGCGACGCGCTGCCCCAGCTGGCGACCCTCGCCCAGGAGGCGGCGACCCGCGCCGAGGTCGAGCAGCGGGCCGACGTCGCGAGGGGGCGCCTGCACGAGCTGCGCCAGCGCCAGAAGGGCCTCGAGGACGAGGCGGCGCTCGTCGAGGACAAGGCCGCCGAGATCGACCGCAAGCTCTACGACGGCTCCGTCGTCGCCCACAAGGAGCTCGAGGCGTTCCAGGAGGACCACCGGCAGCTCAAGGCGCGCCAGGCCGACATCGAGGACCAGGCGCTCGAGGTCATGGAGGCAGCCGAACCGATCGACGCCGAGGTGTCGGCGCTGGCCGCCGAGGTCGCGCAGGCCGACGAGCGGATCGCCGCGCTGACCGCCGAGGTCGAGTCGGCCCGGGGCGAGATCGACGCCGAGGCCGCCGTCATCGCGTCCGAGCGCGAGCAGGCCGCGGCGAACGTGCCTGCCGACGTCCTCGAGGCGTACGAGGCCACGCGATCGCGCATGGGCGGGATCGGGGCGGCACGCCTCGTCGGGAACCGCTGCGAGGGCTGCCACCTCGAGATCCCGTCGGCCGAGCTCGAGGCGGTGCGCAAGGCCGCCGACGACGCCGTGGTGACCTGCCCGGAGTGCGGGCGGATCCTCGTCCGCTGACCGCCGCACCGAGGCCCTCGCAGTGTTCATCTGGTTCGCGGTCCTGAGCGTGGTCGTCACCTGGGCCGTGTTCCAGAGCCCGGCGATCGACTACCGGCTCGTCGCCCTCGGCGCCGTGATCCCGGTGGTCGAGGTGCCGTTCGGCGCCGGGCCGCTCCACTCGCTCGTCGCGCCGACGCTCGTGCTCGCGATCGTGATGGCGACGACGATGCGGCGCCGCCTGCTCCGCCGGCGCTGGCTCGGCCTGCCGATCGGCATGTACATGCACCTCGTGCTCGACCTCGCGTTCACGCTGACCGCCACGTTCTGGTGGCCGTTCCTCGGCCTCGACTTCACCGACGGGTCCGCACCGGAGCTCAGCCGAGGGCTGTGGACGGTCGTCATGGAGCTCGCCGGCATCGCCGTCGGCGTGTGGGCGTGGCGCCGCTTCGGGCTCGACGACCCCGATCGGCGCAGCCGCTTCCTCCGGACGGGGCAGCTGGACCGCGCCGTGATGGGCGCCGGGGGCCGGCGGTCGTGAGCTCTCTCGTCGTCGTCCGCCACGGCCGGACCGCCGCCAACGCCGCCGGGCTGCTGCTCGGTCGGCTCGACGTCGACCTCGACCCCCTCGGGCGCCGCCAGGCCGAGGCCCTGGCCGCCGCGGTGCTGGCGTCGAGCGGACCGATCGCAGCCGTGGTGTCGAGCCCGCTGCGCCGGACCGTCGAGACGGCCGAGGCGCTCGGCCTCCCGGTGCACGTGGACGAGCGGTTCATCGAGGTCGACTACGGGGAGTGGGACGGCGTCCCGCTCGCGGACGTCGCACCAGAGACCTGGTCGGCGTGGCGTGCCGATCCCCACTTCCGGCCCGAGGCGGGGGAGTCGCTCCACGAGGTGTCCGAGCGCGTGACCGAGGCCTGCCGCGACTGGGCGGCGCGCGCCACCGACGGCAGCGTCGTGATCGCGACGCACGTGTCGCCCCTCAAGGCGGCCGTGAGCTGGGCGGTGGGCGCCGACGTGTCGTGGACCTGCCGGGTCGACCCGGCGTCGATCACGAGGATCGACGTCGCCGGCGGTTCGCCGACGCTCCGCTCGTTCAACGAGACCGGTCACCTGGTCGGCCTGGAACCCGCCTGACCCACCCACGTCGGCCGTTCCGGCCGGGAGTTGAGGGCTCGGTGGACGTGTGGTGAACGTCATCGAGGAGAGTTGCCGCTTCCGCGCGCGACGCCTCTAGGTTTGGCCCCATGGAGTTGCTCGACGAGGAGTCGCACCGGGTCCTGCTGTGGGCCGTCCGTCTGCACGAGGTGGGCCACGCGCCCACCCGCACGGAGCTGACGGAGCTCGCCGAGGGTCGTCGTCCCGCCGGTCTCGCCACGGTCACCGG includes:
- a CDS encoding zinc ribbon domain-containing protein, with the translated sequence MGSLDALIDVQTLDTRADQLRHRRDALPQLATLAQEAATRAEVEQRADVARGRLHELRQRQKGLEDEAALVEDKAAEIDRKLYDGSVVAHKELEAFQEDHRQLKARQADIEDQALEVMEAAEPIDAEVSALAAEVAQADERIAALTAEVESARGEIDAEAAVIASEREQAAANVPADVLEAYEATRSRMGGIGAARLVGNRCEGCHLEIPSAELEAVRKAADDAVVTCPECGRILVR
- a CDS encoding histidine phosphatase family protein — its product is MSSLVVVRHGRTAANAAGLLLGRLDVDLDPLGRRQAEALAAAVLASSGPIAAVVSSPLRRTVETAEALGLPVHVDERFIEVDYGEWDGVPLADVAPETWSAWRADPHFRPEAGESLHEVSERVTEACRDWAARATDGSVVIATHVSPLKAAVSWAVGADVSWTCRVDPASITRIDVAGGSPTLRSFNETGHLVGLEPA